From Neodiprion pinetum isolate iyNeoPine1 chromosome 7, iyNeoPine1.2, whole genome shotgun sequence, a single genomic window includes:
- the LOC124223183 gene encoding uncharacterized protein: MSNAGGQKEGANREEEEKKKGRPGAVAALGRDRRHSLGSSATVLDLWKRKREEEGEKGEEEADELQERERVFGKSRKVHRSPEGKTGEEGKVEGGGIQDMLRLIREELKIGLEEVKGQGRGIREEVEKIKGEMARREEQWEVERGEMKEMIRDLGKRLEEVEERRGGEMERVKERLIELEKKSAEGGEERQVQGNAEVAQVTIDRLKEMEWAIERKEREERRGNIVLRGARLEKGREKEELKKILQLIGVEVEVKDMWEVGAKKGGEKGI, translated from the coding sequence atGAGTAACGCGGGTGGCCAAAAAGAAGGGGCGAAcagggaagaggaggagaaaaagaaaggtaggCCGGGGGCAGTAGCAGCGTTAGGGAGGGATAGGAGGCATAGCCTGGGATCGTCGGCGACGGTGCTAGACTTATGGAAGAGAAAGCGGGAGGAGGAAGGGGAAAAAGGGGAGGAGGAGGCAGACGAGTTgcaggaaagagaaagagtatTTGGGAAAAGCAGGAAAGTGCACCGATCGCCGGAGGGTAAGACAGGGGAGGAAGGGAAGGTAGAGGGAGGGGGTATACAAGATATGTTAAGGTTGATTAGGGAAGAGCTAAAGATAGGCCTAGAGGAGGTcaaagggcagggaagggggatcAGGGAAGAAGTGGAAAAGATTAAAGGCGAAATGGCTAGAAGGGAAGAGCAGTGGGAAGTAGAGAGGGGGGAGATGAAGGAAATGATAAGGGATCTAGGTAAAAGACTAGAAGAGGTAGAAGAGCGGAGAGGGGGTGAGATGGAAAGGGTAAAGGAGAGGCTGATAGAATTAGAAAAGAAGAGTGCAGAAGGAGGGGAAGAAAGGCAGGTACAGGGAAATGCGGAAGTGGCGCAGGTAACAATAGATAGATTAAAAGAGATGGAGTGGGCcatagagaggaaagaaagggaagaaagaaGGGGAAATATAGTATTGAGAGGAGCGAGACTTGAGAagggaagagaaaaggaagagttgaaaaagattttgcaGCTGATAGGGGTAGAGGTTGAGGTAAAGGATATGTGGGAGGTAGGCGCGAAAAAGGGGGGAGAAAAGGGAATATGA